The following are from one region of the Stigmatella ashevillena genome:
- a CDS encoding PEP/pyruvate-binding domain-containing protein, which translates to MHEIRDAATFSLYAHPVETEEVGKFLIDVKTDRVYYFDVNLFRLHQDFVIRAILRRPMSDTERTSYFQNYREDKPSYILGYITHHRTANQWTFSYWESDKIRAVDVRRTRQRLRETFFIQDLSFRPDSTRQEALLAELTDIPTVTSDSLYKQSDYRPFNLGKATGRLRIVPVGTSYDSLLFEPEDIVVLQESYPDLPPVAGVLSTRFSTPLSHVNLRARAWGIPNATLKDAVTRYAALDGQLVQLEVRGATHTLRPATEREAEAWKRTRESARTVRVPAANLKVRELRPLQRMRAQDARLFGTKAANLGEILRLRGREISVPEGFGIPFVFYREHLQRHGLDTALEALLAEPRFQQEAAWRKAQLEAFRARVTAAPLDAALLDAVEARVRDRLGGKGVFVRSSTNAEDLKGFNGAGLYDTVPNVVGREALGAAIKQVWASLWNFHAVEERRRFGIPSSAVFSAVLVQTGVDATSAGVLVTKNLYDVSDNHTFTINAKRGLGLSVVSGTTVPEQVLYDIRYPGARVVSRSEDATMLVFDAQGGLKEVPTGAAEPVLSEVRARELALVAAKLVKVFPRSGPLDIEWVLEGNKVWIVQARPFIDAVH; encoded by the coding sequence GTGCACGAGATTCGCGACGCGGCCACCTTCTCCCTCTATGCCCACCCGGTGGAGACCGAGGAGGTCGGCAAGTTCCTCATCGATGTGAAGACGGACCGCGTCTACTACTTCGACGTCAACCTCTTCCGGCTGCACCAGGACTTCGTCATCCGCGCCATCCTGCGCCGGCCGATGAGTGACACCGAGCGGACCTCCTATTTCCAGAACTACCGCGAGGACAAGCCCAGCTACATCCTGGGCTACATCACCCACCACCGGACCGCGAACCAGTGGACCTTCAGCTACTGGGAGAGCGACAAGATCCGCGCCGTGGACGTGCGCCGCACCCGCCAGCGTCTCCGGGAGACGTTCTTCATCCAGGATCTGTCGTTCCGGCCGGACTCCACGCGGCAGGAGGCTCTGCTCGCGGAGCTGACCGACATCCCCACCGTCACCAGTGACTCGCTCTACAAGCAGTCCGACTACCGGCCCTTCAACCTGGGCAAGGCCACGGGCCGCCTGCGCATCGTCCCAGTGGGCACGTCCTATGACTCGCTCCTCTTCGAGCCCGAGGACATCGTCGTCCTCCAGGAGTCCTATCCGGACCTGCCGCCCGTGGCGGGGGTGCTCTCCACTCGGTTCTCCACCCCCCTGTCCCATGTGAACCTGCGCGCCCGCGCCTGGGGCATTCCCAATGCCACCCTCAAGGACGCCGTCACGCGCTATGCCGCCCTGGACGGGCAGTTGGTGCAACTCGAAGTCCGCGGCGCCACGCACACCCTGCGCCCCGCCACCGAGCGGGAGGCCGAAGCCTGGAAGCGGACCCGCGAGTCCGCGCGCACGGTGCGGGTTCCCGCCGCCAACCTGAAGGTCCGGGAACTGCGCCCGCTTCAACGGATGCGCGCCCAGGATGCCCGGCTCTTCGGGACCAAGGCGGCCAACCTGGGAGAGATTCTCCGGCTTCGGGGACGGGAGATCTCCGTGCCGGAAGGGTTTGGCATCCCCTTCGTCTTCTACCGGGAGCACCTGCAACGCCACGGGCTCGACACCGCGCTGGAGGCCCTGCTGGCCGAGCCGCGCTTCCAGCAGGAGGCCGCCTGGCGCAAGGCGCAACTGGAGGCTTTCCGGGCCCGTGTCACCGCGGCGCCCCTCGACGCGGCGCTGCTGGACGCGGTGGAGGCGCGGGTGCGCGACCGGTTGGGCGGCAAGGGCGTCTTCGTGCGCTCCTCCACCAACGCCGAGGACTTGAAGGGCTTCAACGGCGCGGGCCTCTACGACACGGTGCCCAACGTGGTGGGGCGAGAGGCCCTCGGTGCGGCCATCAAGCAAGTCTGGGCTTCCCTGTGGAACTTCCACGCCGTGGAGGAGCGCCGCCGCTTTGGCATCCCGTCCTCGGCGGTGTTCTCGGCGGTGCTCGTGCAGACGGGCGTCGATGCCACCTCCGCCGGCGTGCTGGTAACGAAGAACCTCTATGATGTGAGTGACAACCATACCTTCACCATCAACGCCAAGCGCGGGCTGGGGCTGAGCGTGGTGTCGGGGACGACTGTTCCCGAGCAGGTGCTCTATGACATCCGTTACCCGGGGGCCCGGGTGGTGTCTCGCTCGGAGGATGCGACGATGCTCGTGTTCGACGCGCAGGGCGGGCTCAAGGAAGTGCCCACGGGGGCCGCCGAGCCTGTGCTCTCGGAGGTGCGCGCCCGGGAGCTGGCGCTGGTGGCCGCGAAGCTGGTGAAGGTGTTCCCTCGCAGCGGCCCGCTGGACATCGAATGGGTCCTGGAAGGCAATAAAGTCTGGATTGTCCAGGCTCGTCCCTTCATCGACGCAGTGCATTGA
- a CDS encoding zinc-binding alcohol dehydrogenase family protein, producing MRMMKALGQTQFGGTEVLKEVSLPVPELRVTDLLVRVKAVGINPADTQVRANVGGVGQLQQEAVVVTGWDGAGMVEEVGSAVGGRFRPGDEVFFAGDLTRRGCHAEYVAVDSRLAGHKPASLSFAESAAVPLAALTVWEGMIEGCGIPREPRLGNPQRALVVGGAGGVGTMAIQILSRVCGLQVVATASRRESAEHCRKMGASVVIDHYKNMKEQLSASGIASVDYVLNTADPNTHFEALTALLAPLGKMCCIQPITKPVNLAPLFQRRISVVFEAMFARSMLRVSPEAQGAILDHVSMLLDAGTLRTPLVKKLLWTVAALAEAHALSETGRAIGKTVLAPV from the coding sequence ATGAGGATGATGAAGGCGCTGGGACAGACGCAGTTCGGAGGGACGGAGGTGCTGAAGGAGGTGTCCCTTCCAGTCCCCGAGCTCCGGGTCACGGACCTGTTGGTGCGCGTCAAGGCCGTGGGCATCAACCCTGCGGACACGCAGGTCCGCGCCAATGTGGGCGGGGTCGGCCAACTCCAGCAGGAGGCTGTTGTCGTCACGGGCTGGGACGGGGCCGGCATGGTGGAAGAGGTGGGCTCGGCGGTGGGCGGGCGTTTCCGTCCGGGAGACGAGGTCTTCTTCGCGGGAGATCTGACCCGCAGGGGCTGTCATGCCGAGTATGTGGCGGTCGACTCCCGCCTCGCGGGGCACAAGCCCGCCTCGCTGTCTTTCGCGGAGTCCGCTGCCGTTCCGCTGGCGGCCCTCACCGTCTGGGAGGGCATGATCGAAGGGTGTGGCATTCCCCGCGAGCCGCGTCTTGGCAATCCCCAGCGGGCCCTGGTCGTGGGCGGGGCGGGTGGGGTGGGCACCATGGCCATCCAAATCCTCTCACGCGTGTGTGGCCTCCAGGTGGTGGCGACAGCGTCACGGCGGGAGAGCGCGGAGCATTGCCGGAAGATGGGCGCGTCTGTGGTGATTGACCATTATAAGAACATGAAGGAGCAGCTCTCCGCGTCTGGGATTGCCTCGGTGGACTATGTTCTGAACACCGCGGATCCGAACACCCACTTCGAGGCGCTGACGGCGCTCCTGGCGCCCTTGGGAAAGATGTGCTGCATCCAGCCCATCACCAAGCCTGTGAACCTCGCGCCTCTGTTCCAGCGCCGCATCTCGGTGGTGTTCGAGGCGATGTTCGCGCGCTCCATGCTCCGGGTGTCTCCAGAGGCGCAGGGCGCGATCCTGGACCACGTCTCCATGCTGTTGGACGCCGGGACGCTGCGCACCCCCCTGGTGAAGAAACTTCTCTGGACGGTGGCGGCGCTGGCCGAGGCCCATGCGCTGAGCGAGACGGGCCGGGCGATTGGCAAGACCGTGCTGGCGCCCGTGTGA
- a CDS encoding suppressor of fused domain protein — MGWHVALIVSQDIKEALERTGATGVKFTEVTGPRPIAQEVQERNQRLLELRAQTDATRTVFWRTLGRLDEEAIIPMVVGGTWPARRQVWRVIHRPGGRTLLVTDGLSDFFVDRVEPSVGFGLELALETDEPLQDVSKSWPLLLLERVADEVAEHERVRESVEEGFMSMEVSGGGMPEPLVTKEDRVGVLLGMESSTLPRNFALQGGAVRLVIVKALLPAELGYLLEHGKKGRDELLRRFGQDGHAHLSRAWRSPAV; from the coding sequence ATGGGGTGGCATGTTGCGCTCATTGTGTCTCAGGACATCAAGGAAGCATTGGAGCGCACGGGCGCCACGGGCGTGAAGTTCACCGAGGTTACCGGTCCAAGGCCCATTGCTCAGGAGGTGCAGGAACGGAATCAGAGGCTCTTGGAACTGAGGGCGCAGACAGATGCCACCCGCACAGTCTTCTGGCGCACCTTGGGTCGGCTGGATGAGGAAGCCATCATTCCCATGGTTGTGGGTGGGACTTGGCCGGCCCGGCGGCAGGTCTGGCGCGTCATTCACCGCCCGGGTGGGCGTACCTTGCTGGTAACGGATGGGCTTTCGGACTTCTTTGTAGACCGCGTGGAGCCGTCTGTGGGCTTCGGCTTGGAACTCGCCTTAGAAACGGACGAGCCCCTCCAGGACGTCTCAAAGAGTTGGCCTTTGTTGCTCCTGGAGCGCGTCGCGGATGAGGTGGCAGAGCACGAGCGGGTACGGGAAAGTGTGGAGGAGGGCTTCATGTCCATGGAAGTCTCCGGTGGCGGCATGCCCGAGCCACTTGTCACGAAAGAGGACCGGGTGGGTGTACTGCTGGGCATGGAGTCGAGCACGCTTCCTCGGAACTTCGCCCTGCAGGGTGGGGCAGTGAGGCTTGTGATCGTCAAGGCGTTGCTGCCGGCGGAACTGGGTTACCTTTTGGAGCACGGCAAGAAGGGCCGGGACGAGCTGCTTCGGCGCTTTGGCCAGGATGGCCACGCGCACCTATCACGCGCATGGCGGAGTCCTGCGGTGTAG
- a CDS encoding serine/threonine protein kinase, with amino-acid sequence MLTPSAPRLYFALLLGAFTGCTTAGGVSLRSDGSPGPEKCPEEALKAMQILGLGVGDGGGVELDVNQADDSPITLYEGPIESSLNYSLGPLSPATRLYGRVWAGGPQVVIRYYEAHPPNRTKIPICAVARLARGQMKKRPESKPGTAILEYSSAGVFVVDAFR; translated from the coding sequence ATGCTTACTCCTTCAGCGCCTCGCCTCTACTTCGCCCTGTTGCTTGGAGCTTTCACGGGCTGCACCACTGCCGGTGGCGTCTCCCTCCGCTCGGATGGAAGCCCGGGGCCGGAGAAATGCCCAGAAGAGGCCCTGAAGGCGATGCAGATCCTGGGCTTGGGGGTAGGGGATGGAGGTGGGGTGGAACTCGACGTGAATCAAGCTGATGACAGCCCCATCACCCTCTACGAGGGCCCCATCGAGAGCAGCCTGAATTACAGCCTCGGTCCGCTCTCTCCCGCCACGCGGCTCTACGGGCGTGTCTGGGCCGGAGGGCCACAGGTCGTCATCCGGTACTACGAGGCGCATCCTCCCAACAGGACCAAGATTCCCATTTGCGCGGTGGCCCGTCTCGCACGGGGTCAGATGAAAAAACGCCCGGAATCCAAGCCGGGAACCGCCATCCTCGAGTATTCGAGCGCGGGGGTCTTTGTCGTTGACGCGTTCCGGTGA
- the sitA5 gene encoding SitA5 family polymorphic toxin: MEVAVLLRQVSAVLLAVLAACAGTPRMPASEPHQAELAAIQYEVRVLTVGAVTIEPVEVDAEDFQKALRKLIREVPPSERPRETASWLLERELQAEVLAEVESGRVVRMVPSEEGSPLSAPSNAALVAQYERLCAEHYQRGDCIGLLADGPRLDREDRRTLALAFAFGSVLNETSHSLRQMVSPQAVLSLLIGTAMVYFMLWAMPEPVSKGVAALMTLAFIAWLGVDTVWSLMNGWAQLVQDSDRATTFDQLKVAGARFSAVMGENTARVVMLVVTAALSGGAAHFSQKLSKLPGFERAAEHAQAQGASLSMASALEAVAVPAEGTVTLMVRSLGRRTAAAVEARAGATTIIRHQGGNRQVFINGQRWHVPANRLAKDIPTKDPVGDQLQAAAREVASRWHPSAMSRREAQAIESAKAKGEYWKANLLEREARGRFVHREVARQFENLKWSSRGVDAIDPTTGYRYELLTGTDSNMGRHGRRIAEELFRMIGF; encoded by the coding sequence ATGGAGGTGGCTGTGCTGCTTCGCCAAGTAAGTGCGGTGCTGCTGGCCGTCCTGGCGGCATGCGCTGGCACGCCACGGATGCCCGCCTCGGAACCGCATCAGGCGGAGCTGGCCGCGATCCAATATGAAGTGCGAGTGCTCACTGTAGGGGCGGTGACGATTGAGCCGGTGGAAGTGGATGCAGAGGATTTTCAGAAGGCCCTTCGGAAGCTGATCCGGGAAGTGCCCCCTTCGGAGCGACCGCGGGAGACGGCAAGCTGGCTGCTGGAGAGAGAGCTGCAGGCTGAGGTACTGGCGGAGGTGGAGTCCGGGCGCGTGGTGCGGATGGTGCCGTCGGAGGAGGGCAGTCCCCTGTCGGCTCCGTCCAATGCGGCCCTGGTGGCCCAGTACGAACGCCTCTGCGCCGAGCATTATCAAAGAGGCGACTGTATTGGGCTGCTGGCAGATGGGCCCCGCTTGGACAGGGAGGATCGCCGCACGCTGGCGCTGGCATTCGCCTTCGGCTCGGTGCTCAACGAAACAAGTCACTCACTGCGGCAGATGGTGAGCCCTCAGGCGGTGTTGAGCCTATTGATAGGGACCGCCATGGTCTACTTCATGCTGTGGGCCATGCCCGAACCCGTCTCCAAAGGCGTGGCCGCGCTCATGACACTGGCGTTCATTGCTTGGTTGGGCGTGGACACGGTGTGGAGCCTGATGAACGGATGGGCACAGCTGGTACAGGACTCCGACCGGGCCACCACCTTCGATCAGTTAAAGGTGGCCGGGGCGCGGTTTTCAGCGGTCATGGGGGAAAACACGGCGCGGGTGGTCATGCTCGTGGTGACGGCAGCGCTGAGCGGGGGCGCGGCGCATTTCTCACAAAAGCTGTCGAAGCTGCCCGGTTTCGAGCGCGCGGCGGAGCACGCGCAGGCGCAGGGCGCGAGCCTGTCCATGGCGTCAGCGCTGGAGGCAGTCGCCGTCCCAGCTGAGGGGACTGTCACGCTCATGGTGCGCAGCCTCGGTAGAAGGACCGCCGCGGCAGTGGAGGCACGGGCGGGTGCCACCACCATCATTCGTCACCAGGGAGGCAACCGGCAGGTGTTCATCAACGGTCAGCGTTGGCACGTACCCGCCAACAGGCTGGCGAAGGACATCCCAACGAAAGATCCTGTGGGTGACCAGCTCCAAGCCGCCGCCAGGGAGGTGGCCAGCCGGTGGCATCCAAGCGCCATGAGCAGGAGAGAAGCGCAAGCCATCGAGAGCGCCAAAGCCAAGGGGGAATACTGGAAGGCAAACCTCTTGGAGCGTGAGGCTCGGGGACGTTTTGTGCATCGAGAGGTCGCGAGACAGTTTGAAAACCTGAAGTGGAGCTCCCGGGGAGTCGATGCGATCGACCCGACAACAGGCTACCGGTACGAACTTCTCACGGGAACGGACTCAAACATGGGGAGGCACGGCCGACGAATCGCGGAAGAGCTTTTCCGGATGATCGGTTTCTGA
- a CDS encoding dipeptidase gives MRPIHALVPLAALTALSCAHGPGSSGKPGAEDFAARGRALAQRLIIADGHVDVPYRLQETLGPDGEPSEDISQRTAGGDFDYPRAVEGGLDVPFMSIYIPAALQEKPGASKQLADSLIDMMEKIAHKSPGKFAMASSVEEVQRNTQEGKVSFALGIENGSALEDSLANVAHFQRRGVRYITLTHSKDNLISDASFNSGKRTWNGISPFGRQVVAEMNRVGIMVDVAHLSDDAIRQVLEVSQVPVIASHSSCRHFTPGFERNISDELIRAVAAKGGVVMINFGSAFLTQEANVSLEKLHKAIEAFVESQRVIHPGPPDVAGFIKSYQREHAITLARVEDVADHIEHVVKLVGIDHVGLGSDFDGVGPTLPTGLQDVSQYPNLFRVLLERGHSEADIEKIASGNVFRVWRQAAAHAASK, from the coding sequence ATGCGCCCCATCCACGCCCTCGTCCCCCTTGCCGCGCTCACCGCCCTGTCTTGTGCTCACGGTCCAGGCTCCTCGGGAAAGCCCGGGGCCGAGGACTTCGCGGCGAGAGGCCGCGCGCTGGCCCAGCGGCTCATCATCGCCGATGGGCATGTGGATGTGCCCTACCGCCTCCAGGAGACGCTGGGGCCCGATGGCGAGCCCTCCGAGGACATTTCTCAGCGCACGGCGGGGGGAGACTTCGACTACCCCCGCGCGGTGGAAGGCGGGCTGGATGTGCCCTTCATGTCCATCTACATCCCCGCGGCGCTTCAGGAGAAGCCGGGAGCGTCCAAGCAGCTCGCGGACTCGCTGATCGACATGATGGAGAAGATCGCCCACAAATCTCCCGGGAAGTTCGCCATGGCGTCCTCGGTCGAGGAGGTCCAGCGCAACACCCAGGAGGGCAAGGTCTCCTTTGCCCTGGGCATCGAGAACGGCTCCGCCCTCGAGGACTCCTTGGCGAACGTGGCGCACTTCCAGCGCCGGGGCGTCCGGTACATCACCCTCACCCACTCGAAGGACAACCTGATCAGCGATGCCTCGTTCAACAGTGGCAAACGGACCTGGAATGGCATCAGCCCCTTCGGCCGTCAGGTGGTGGCCGAGATGAACCGCGTGGGCATCATGGTCGATGTCGCGCACCTCTCGGATGACGCCATCCGCCAGGTGCTGGAGGTCAGCCAGGTGCCCGTCATCGCCTCGCACTCCTCCTGCCGTCACTTCACGCCCGGCTTCGAGCGCAACATCAGCGACGAGCTGATCCGAGCCGTGGCCGCGAAGGGCGGGGTGGTGATGATCAACTTCGGCTCCGCATTCCTGACCCAGGAGGCCAATGTCTCCCTGGAAAAACTCCACAAAGCCATCGAAGCGTTCGTCGAATCCCAGCGGGTGATACACCCCGGTCCTCCTGACGTGGCGGGCTTCATCAAGTCCTACCAGCGCGAGCACGCCATCACCCTGGCCCGGGTGGAGGACGTGGCCGACCACATCGAGCACGTGGTGAAGCTGGTGGGCATCGACCACGTGGGGCTGGGCTCTGACTTCGACGGGGTGGGCCCCACCCTGCCCACGGGACTTCAGGACGTCTCTCAGTACCCCAACCTCTTCCGCGTCCTGCTGGAGCGAGGCCACAGCGAGGCGGACATCGAGAAGATCGCCTCCGGCAACGTCTTCCGCGTCTGGCGGCAGGCCGCAGCCCATGCCGCTTCGAAGTAG
- a CDS encoding DEAD/DEAH box helicase: protein MSNPFAQLGLSPTSLEALQRARFTQPTPIQARAIPPALEGKDLVGCAATGTGKTAAYVLPLVERFSGRKGLLALVLAPTRELVQQIAEPVRLFAEPHGLTHAVVVGGEDMAAQVEALKERPTFLLATPGRLVDLMASQSVTFPQLEALVLDEADRMLDMGFQFQIETILKALPRRRQTLLFSATLGPDVARFARERLYRPVRVEVTRSGTPAERAEQRLYSVKAEEKSALLLTLMRKNEGTALIFTRTKERADKVHKALQRAGYPCDVLHADRTQSQRKQALDAFRQGTCRCLVATDIAARGLDVEDVGHVINYDLPHAPEDYVHRIGRTARAQASGVATTFATPRDAPTLARIESIMRTKVPRLPVPREDPVFQEEWQRHLAAQKDPGPPQKDHGVSKRTPDQAPGRHALTHKTRRKSP from the coding sequence GTGAGCAACCCCTTTGCGCAGCTTGGCCTCTCGCCCACGTCCCTCGAAGCCTTGCAGCGGGCGCGCTTCACGCAGCCCACCCCCATCCAGGCGCGGGCCATCCCTCCGGCCCTGGAGGGCAAGGATCTCGTGGGGTGTGCGGCCACCGGAACGGGCAAGACGGCGGCCTACGTGCTGCCCCTGGTGGAGCGCTTCTCGGGACGAAAGGGGCTCCTCGCACTGGTGCTGGCGCCCACGCGGGAATTGGTACAGCAGATCGCCGAGCCGGTGCGCCTCTTCGCCGAGCCGCATGGCCTGACCCACGCCGTCGTCGTGGGCGGCGAGGACATGGCGGCCCAGGTGGAGGCCTTGAAGGAGCGCCCCACCTTCCTCCTGGCCACGCCGGGCCGGCTGGTGGACCTGATGGCGTCCCAGTCCGTGACGTTCCCCCAGTTGGAGGCGTTGGTGCTGGACGAGGCGGACCGGATGCTGGACATGGGGTTCCAGTTCCAGATTGAGACCATCCTGAAGGCCCTGCCCCGGCGGAGGCAGACGCTGCTGTTCTCGGCGACGCTGGGGCCGGATGTCGCGCGCTTCGCCCGGGAGCGGCTGTACCGGCCCGTGCGCGTGGAAGTCACGCGCAGCGGCACCCCCGCCGAGCGCGCCGAGCAACGGCTGTACTCCGTGAAGGCGGAGGAGAAATCCGCGCTGCTGCTCACGCTGATGCGGAAGAACGAGGGCACGGCGCTCATCTTCACCCGGACGAAGGAGCGCGCGGACAAGGTGCACAAGGCGCTGCAACGCGCGGGATACCCGTGCGATGTGCTGCACGCGGACCGCACCCAGAGCCAGCGCAAGCAGGCGCTGGACGCCTTCCGCCAGGGCACGTGCCGTTGCCTGGTGGCCACGGACATCGCGGCGCGAGGGCTGGACGTGGAGGACGTGGGGCACGTCATCAACTACGACTTGCCGCACGCGCCGGAAGACTACGTGCACCGCATCGGGCGCACCGCGCGGGCACAGGCCAGTGGGGTGGCCACCACGTTCGCCACTCCGAGAGATGCCCCCACGCTGGCGCGCATCGAGAGCATCATGCGCACGAAGGTTCCGCGCCTGCCGGTGCCGCGCGAGGACCCTGTCTTCCAAGAGGAGTGGCAGCGCCACCTGGCCGCCCAGAAGGACCCGGGCCCTCCCCAGAAGGACCACGGCGTCTCGAAACGCACGCCAGACCAGGCCCCTGGGCGTCATGCCCTCACGCACAAGACACGGCGCAAATCGCCGTAG
- a CDS encoding DUF885 domain-containing protein translates to MTFLRTPGRAFLLPGIALLWTAGSAHAAPSPAEEVEALAAQVVALSLDADPTAAYFTGLTPPTHGRFADHSPKALRALERQEDALLARLNAVDAKALQGPSLTTYAIIREMLEAGRGLRICHSEQWSLSHMFGWQLQFPEIAEKQPVETADLRAQALQRWRSVPRYVDTEIAQLRTGLSQGYSVPKSVVRRVIKQLDGLLAAKAEASAFYSPAKRSENPAFQKAFASVITTQIHPALKKYRQFLEKTYLPKARDSLGLSALPNGKECYAAHLRFFTTLDRSPQEVFDLGRQTVEKNVAEVQALGQKTFGTGDFAEIISRLRTDPANRFTSEDEVFSYSRALVETARKASASSFLKMPSQPIEVRPYPDYMKGSGVSSHYEFEADPAKPARYMLQLDDWKELLRSDAAVTALHEAWPGHHMQIATATAAAQTDIARLAFNSAYAEGWARYAEALSEELGLYDSDAAKIARRAWPARGMVADPGLHLYGWTREQVAAYAKETGRFNQAVAEELADRIAVMPGQLTAYDSGGLEFRALRTQAEAALGPRFDLRQFHQVVLENGTIPLLQLRANVEAWIQSQQPR, encoded by the coding sequence ATGACCTTTCTCCGTACTCCTGGGAGGGCATTCCTGCTCCCAGGCATTGCCCTGCTGTGGACCGCAGGGAGCGCGCACGCCGCGCCCTCTCCGGCCGAAGAAGTCGAGGCCCTCGCCGCGCAGGTGGTGGCCCTTTCGCTCGATGCGGACCCCACGGCCGCGTACTTCACCGGCCTGACGCCGCCCACGCATGGCCGCTTCGCGGACCACAGCCCCAAGGCCCTGAGGGCCCTCGAGCGCCAGGAGGACGCCCTCCTCGCCCGGCTGAACGCCGTCGATGCGAAGGCCCTCCAAGGACCTTCTCTCACCACCTACGCGATCATCCGGGAGATGCTCGAAGCGGGGCGCGGACTGCGCATCTGCCATTCCGAGCAGTGGTCCCTCTCACACATGTTCGGCTGGCAGCTCCAGTTTCCGGAGATCGCCGAGAAGCAACCCGTCGAGACCGCGGACCTGCGCGCGCAAGCCCTCCAGCGGTGGCGCTCGGTTCCCCGCTATGTGGACACGGAGATCGCCCAGCTCCGCACAGGGCTGTCCCAGGGCTATTCGGTGCCCAAGTCCGTGGTGCGCCGGGTCATCAAGCAGCTCGATGGCTTGCTCGCAGCCAAAGCCGAGGCGTCGGCGTTCTACTCCCCCGCCAAGCGCTCGGAAAACCCTGCCTTCCAGAAGGCCTTCGCCTCTGTCATCACCACGCAGATCCACCCCGCCCTCAAGAAGTACCGGCAGTTCCTGGAGAAGACGTATCTGCCCAAGGCCCGGGACAGCCTGGGCCTGTCCGCGCTTCCGAATGGCAAGGAGTGCTATGCAGCGCATCTGCGCTTCTTCACGACGCTCGATCGCTCGCCGCAGGAGGTGTTCGACCTCGGGCGCCAGACGGTCGAGAAGAACGTCGCCGAAGTCCAGGCCCTGGGACAGAAGACGTTCGGCACCGGAGACTTCGCCGAGATCATCTCCCGGCTGAGGACCGACCCCGCTAACCGCTTCACCTCCGAGGACGAAGTGTTCAGCTACTCGCGGGCACTCGTCGAGACGGCCCGCAAGGCCTCCGCGAGCAGCTTCCTCAAGATGCCCAGCCAGCCCATCGAGGTGCGCCCCTATCCTGACTACATGAAGGGCTCGGGGGTGAGCTCTCACTACGAGTTCGAGGCGGATCCGGCGAAGCCCGCACGCTACATGTTGCAGCTCGATGACTGGAAGGAGCTGCTGCGCTCGGACGCGGCGGTCACCGCGCTGCACGAGGCCTGGCCTGGGCACCACATGCAGATCGCCACCGCGACCGCCGCCGCCCAGACCGATATCGCCCGGCTGGCCTTCAACTCCGCCTACGCCGAAGGGTGGGCCCGCTACGCGGAAGCCCTCTCGGAGGAGCTGGGGCTCTATGACAGCGATGCCGCCAAGATTGCCCGCCGGGCTTGGCCCGCCCGCGGAATGGTGGCGGATCCCGGGCTCCACCTCTATGGGTGGACGCGCGAGCAGGTCGCCGCCTACGCGAAGGAAACCGGCCGCTTCAACCAGGCCGTTGCCGAGGAGTTGGCGGACCGCATCGCGGTGATGCCCGGTCAGCTGACCGCCTACGACTCGGGAGGGCTGGAGTTCCGCGCGCTGCGCACCCAGGCGGAAGCGGCGCTCGGCCCCCGGTTCGACCTGCGCCAGTTCCATCAAGTGGTCCTGGAAAACGGCACCATCCCGCTCCTGCAACTGCGCGCCAACGTCGAGGCGTGGATTCAGAGCCAGCAGCCTCGCTGA
- a CDS encoding DUF2381 family protein translates to MLDFLACRSLLLVLLASSVAAQDLRPNVRKLYLSEDPRDAVPWLYVGSRMATVLRFEQDVDSARTSLLGWEGWFEPLLVGGKSVVLVPLQPLSPEEHFLLRVTLVDKTELPFVVTGRDSGRVDQQVDVFPDRETADAVRSRLFDAYGRERLLREENERYRKEEISVDHALAALLVRGAVKLTPFIHVNTWQLPWEGMHMEVRHFSNRAGDKTALVFSMKNQDPDKPWKLMEARLLSSSTGEDWPFAMRMDRAEIGPGSSGTLAIVADVSAFDFKKGAEKLVLQLFQADGLMVANIALEGRDVRK, encoded by the coding sequence ATGCTCGACTTTCTGGCGTGCCGCTCTCTCCTCCTGGTGCTTCTGGCTTCCTCCGTCGCAGCCCAAGACCTTCGGCCCAATGTGAGAAAGCTCTATCTCTCGGAGGATCCGCGAGATGCCGTCCCTTGGCTCTACGTCGGCAGCCGCATGGCCACCGTCCTCCGTTTCGAGCAGGACGTTGATTCGGCTCGGACGAGTCTGCTCGGTTGGGAGGGGTGGTTTGAACCGCTCCTCGTGGGAGGGAAATCCGTGGTCTTGGTACCGCTCCAGCCCCTCTCGCCCGAAGAGCACTTCCTGCTGCGGGTGACCCTTGTGGACAAGACGGAACTGCCCTTCGTCGTGACGGGGAGGGACTCTGGACGTGTTGATCAGCAGGTGGACGTGTTCCCGGACCGCGAAACGGCTGATGCCGTCCGGTCACGCCTCTTCGATGCCTATGGGCGAGAGCGTCTCCTTCGGGAGGAAAATGAGCGTTATCGGAAGGAAGAGATCTCGGTTGATCACGCCCTCGCTGCGCTCTTGGTGAGGGGTGCAGTCAAACTGACGCCGTTCATCCATGTGAACACCTGGCAACTTCCCTGGGAAGGAATGCACATGGAGGTTCGCCATTTCTCCAACAGAGCAGGAGACAAGACGGCACTCGTGTTCAGCATGAAGAATCAGGATCCTGACAAGCCCTGGAAGCTCATGGAGGCCCGTTTGCTGAGTTCATCCACGGGTGAGGACTGGCCATTTGCGATGCGCATGGATCGGGCGGAGATTGGCCCTGGCTCTTCTGGCACCCTCGCGATTGTCGCGGACGTGAGCGCCTTCGATTTCAAGAAGGGCGCTGAGAAACTCGTCCTGCAGTTGTTCCAGGCCGATGGATTGATGGTCGCCAACATCGCTCTGGAAGGGAGAGACGTGCGGAAGTAG